A section of the Phaseolus vulgaris cultivar G19833 chromosome 8, P. vulgaris v2.0, whole genome shotgun sequence genome encodes:
- the LOC137825642 gene encoding zinc-finger homeodomain protein 9 has protein sequence MDITPTTTINNTTPSATTKSPDHDTETPTRINTPTATKALSFSNGVLKRHHHHHHHHHHPMSAAVTYKECLKNHAANLGGHALDGCGEFMPSPTATAADPSSIKCAACGCHRNFHRREPDEPPIASTTHVIEYQPHHRHHPPPPFQAAVAANRSPNSASPPPISSSYYPSAPHMLLALSAGLAAPPESTAAPSTALTRKRFRTKFSQEQKEKMHKFADKVGWKMQKRDEDLVHEFCNEIGVDRSVLKVWMHNNKNTLAKKDNNVNITSNDDITNNINDNDANGAAKGFEDPNSSIGGGAEDRGEDPSRNHFGGVNVGGANGSSSTS, from the coding sequence ATGGACATAACCCCAACAACAACGATAAACAACACCACTCCCAGTGCAACAACAAAATCCCCAGACCATGACACCGAAACACCCACCAGGATCAACACCCCCACCGCCACAAAAGCCTTGTCTTTCTCCAACGGGGTGCTCAAGCGCCaccatcaccaccaccaccaccaccaccaccccaTGTCCGCCGCCGTCACCTACAAAGAATGCCTCAAAAATCACGCTGCCAACTTGGGTGGCCACGCCTTAGATGGCTGCGGCGAGTTCATGCCGTCCCCCACAGCCACTGCTGCCGACCCCAGCTCCATTAAATGTGCAGCCTGCGGCTGCCACCGCAACTTCCACCGCCGCGAGCCGGATGAGCCGCCCATCGCATCCACCACGCACGTGATCGAGTACCAGCCGCACCATCGCCACCACCCACCGCCTCCGTTCCAGGCGGCAGTGGCGGCAAATCGAAGCCCGAATTCCGCATCCCCGCCGCCGATCTCCTCGTCTTACTACCCCTCCGCGCCGCACATGCTCCTCGCCCTCTCCGCTGGTCTCGCCGCTCCGCCGGAGAGCACGGCCGCACCCTCCACTGCGCTCACCAGAAAGCGCTTCAGAACCAAGTTCAGCCAGGAGCAGAAGGAGAAGATGCATAAGTTCGCTGATAAAGTAGGGTGGAAGATGCAGAAGAGAGACGAAGATTTGGTTCACGAGTTTTGCAACGAGATTGGCGTGGATAGAAGCGTTCTCAAGGTTTGGATGCACAACAACAAAAACACCTTGGCCAAAAAagataataatgttaatattactAGCAATGATgatattactaataatattaatgataatgaTGCAAATGGAGCTGCCAAGGGTTTTGAGGACCCTAATAGCAGCATCGGTGGTGGTGCTGAAGATCGTGGTGAGGATCCGAGTCGCAATCACTTTGGTGGGGTGAACGTTGGTGGTGCTAACGGGTCTTCTTCTACTTCTTGA